CTGCCGTCCACCGGGCGGATCAAGGCGATCAAGCTCTTGAGCACCTCGGGGGCGTACTGGCGCGGCGACGAGCACCGCGAGATGCTCCAGCGGATCTACGGGATCTCCTTCCCCACGAAGGAGGCGCTCGAGGCCTATCTCGCCCGCCTGGAGGAGGCCAAGCAGCGCGACCACCGCAAGCTGGGCCGGGAGCTGCAGCTGTTCGCCTCCGTGGAGGAGGTGGGGGCCGGTCTCCCGCTGTGGCTCCCTCGAGGGGCGACGGTGCGGCGCGTCCTGGAGCGGTACATCATCGACCTCGAGGAGGGACTCGGGTACCAGCACGTCAAGACTCCGGACCTGGCGAGCGTCGAATTGTACAAGATCAGCGGACATTGGGACCACTACCGTGAGAACATGTACCCGCCGATGAAGGTGGACAACGAAGAGTTGATCCTGCGCCCCATGAACTGCCCGCACCACATCATGATTTACAAACACGGGCAGCACAGCTACCGGGACCTCCCGGTGCGGATCGCGGAGCTGGGAAACATGTACCGGTACGAGCGATCCGGGGTGCTGTCGGGCCTGGCGCGCGTCCGCGGGATGACCCTCAATGACGCGCACATCTTCTGCCGGCCGGACCAGCTCAGGGACGAGTTCACCGCCGTCGTGCGGCTGATCCAGCGCGTCTACCGGGATCTCGGGTTCCAGACCTACTGGTACCGCCTCTCGATGCGGGACCCCCACGACCGGGCGAAGTTCGTGGGGAACGACGCGATGTGGGACCTCGCGGAGGACACGCTGCGCGACGCGATGCGGGCGCTCGGTTTGGAGTTTGTGGAGGCAAAAGGGGAGGCGTCGTTCTATGGCCCTAAGCTGGACGTCCAGGTGCCCAACGTCATGGGAAAGGATGAAACGATCTCGACGGTGCAGATCGATTTCTATCTGCCGGAGCGGTTTGGACTCGAATATATCGCCGAGGACAGCCATCCGCGCCGGCCGGTGATGATCCATCGGGGCGTGATCAGCACCCTTGAACGGATGATGGCGTTCCTGATTGAGATTTACGCCGGGGCGTTTCCGCTCTGGCTGGCGCCCGAGCAGGTACGGATCCTCCCGATCGCGGACCGCCACCTCGGGTACGGCCGCCGGGTCGCGGACGTCCTCCAGGGGCGCGGCATTCGTGTGCAGATCGACGGCAGCAGCGAGCGAACCGGACACAAGATCCGCGAAGCGCAGTTGATGAAAGTGCCGTACATGCTCGTCGTCGGAGACCGCGAGGAGCAGCAGCAGGCCGTCGCGGTCCGCAGCCGGGCCAAGGGAGACGAGGGGGTCAGCTCTCTCGCGGGCTTCGTCGACCGGGTTGTGGAGGAGGCCGCGTCGCGCGCCCGAGGCGGACCGTTCAGGGCTGGCGGGCCCGAATGTGGAGCGTGACCGTGACGGGGTCTCTCGCGACGAAGATGAACGCCCGGGGATAGGGAATCCCATAATCGGCCATGCGGACGGTCGTCTCGGCATCCGCGAGGAACTCGCGGGCCAGCGCGGTGACCATCGTCGGAAACTCCACGTCACGCGTCACGTCGCGGATCGTGAGTTGGCCGTGGACCGTTGCGGCAAAGGGCCGGACGGCGAGGCCGGGTTGGGCGCTCACGGTTCCCTTAAAAGTCATGGACGGGAACTGGCCGGTCGAAAGATACGTGGACCGCATGCCGGCATCCCGCGTTCCATCGCCCGTGGTGATCGAGGACGTGTCGATCATCGCGTCAACCCGAGCGACGTATTCCTCCCCGTCTCGTCGCGGCTCGACCACGATCCGGCCGGTGATCTTGGTGGTCCGTCCTGTGAAGCCTCCGCGATTGTCGGGGACCGAAAACGTGACTGAGGAGTCCCCCGGCACAATCTCGAAGATTCCGACGGGTAGGAGCACTACACCTTGGACGGCGGACGACATGAGCAGTGAGAGGATGATGCTCAGGCTCCCGATTGACATGAGGCTCCGTGGCATGGACCGTTCCTCCGCATCTTCACCCACTCGATGTTGCCTAGGGTCCATATCGTCCGTGTCACAGAATAGGGAGGCCGGTCGGTGACCCCCCCCGAACCTCCCCGCGGGAACGTCCGGCCGGCTCCCATGGTGTACGTCTTGCTCGGCGAAGAGGAGTGGCTCGCGGAGGAGATGCTTGGGAAGCTCCTTCACGACCTGCTGCCGGCGTCGGAGCGGGATCTCAATCTCGACAACGTCGACGCTACCGAGACGCCGTTGGCGGAGATCCTGACCCGGTGCCAAACGCTCCCGTTCTTCGGGACCCGCCGTGTGGTGGTGCTCCGTCGAGGAGAAGCTCTACGGCCGCACGACCAGGACGCGCTTGCCGGTTATCTTGAGCAGGGACCGCCGCCCTCGACGCTCATCGTGCTCGCCGAGAAGCTGGACAAACGGCGCCGGTTGTCCACTCTCCTCCAGCGGATTGCCAGGATCATCCCGTGCCGGCGGTTGGACCCGCGGGAGCTCCCCCCGTGGATCCGGGCTCGGGTGGAGACGGCAGGCAAGGCGATCACCCCAGAGGCGGTGGACGTGCTGGTCATGCTGGTGGGAGGCGCGCTGCGCGAACTCGGGACCGAGGTCGACAAGTTGGTGTCGTACGTGGGGACACGGCGTACCATCAATGAAGCCGACGTGCGCGAGGTGGCCAGTCACGTGGCCGAGTCCACCGTCTTCGAGTTGATGGATGCGTTAGGACTCCGCCAGACCGAGCGGGCCCTCAGGCTGCTCCAGGTTGTGCTCGCGGAGGAACCGCCGGTGAAAGTCTTGTTCATGCTGGGCGACCAGATCCGGATGCTGCTCCGGACCAAGGCGCTTCAAGAGCGGAACCCGGCGCCCGGCCGCCGGCCCCCGCAAGACGCCATCCGGGATGCCCTCGGAACCCGTGCGTTCCTCTACGAACGGTACCGCGCCCAGGTGGCGGCGTTCGGCCGTATGGACGTCGCGCGGGTGTTGGGAATGCTCGTGGAGGCCGACACGGAGATCAAGACCGGGACGAAGCCTCCCCGCCTCGCCCTGGAGACGCTGATCGTGGGGCTCTGCGTCTGAAGCGGGGCGGCCTCAGGCCGGCGTTGCGGTGGTGTGGTGGGCCAGGTGACGAATGAGGCGGGACTTGCTCCGCGCCGCGGCGTTGGGGTGGATGATCCCTTTGCGGGCCGCCGTGTCGATCTCATGGATCGCCGCCCGCACTTCCGCCGAGGTCACCGCGGACGCCAGGCGAGCCTGCTTGACCAGGGTCTTGATCGTGGAGCGGACCGACTGGTTGCGGGCCGTCCGCTTCACGGCCTGGCGTTTTCGCTTCAGGCCGGATTTCGAACGCTTGGCCAAACCGGCACCTCCATGACGTGAGCTCGGATCGAAAGACGCGAGGCCCATTGTAGCATAGGCTCGGGCCCAGAAACAACACGAGGTCCCTCCCGCCGGCCGCCGCGCAAGCGTGTGTTATAATGGCGGGCAAATGTCGACCGGGGCCGAGCCGGCCACGAACCATCGGGCACAAGTCTCCGGACGGCTCGCTCGGGCGGCCGGCATCATCGCCGTCAGCACCGTCGGCAGCCGCGCGCTCGGCTTGATCCGGGATGTCTTCATCGCCGCGTTCTTCGGCGCGACGTCCGCACGGTCCGCGTTCGTCATCGCGTACTCCATCCCATTTTTTGCGCAGCGCTTGTTTCTAGGCGGCATCCTCAGCGTCGTGTTTATCCCGGCGATCACCGACGTCCTGACGCGGGGCGACCCGGAGGAGACGCGGCGGGTCGTCACCAGCACCTGGAACTTGGTGTGGATCATTGGACTCGGTCTGACCGCGCTGGGGGTCGTGGCCGCTCCCGTCCTTGTCCCGATCGCTGCGCCCGGATACCTGAGCACGAATCCCCAGGTGTTGAGGACGGCGATCGACCTCACGCGGGTCATGTTCGTGTCCATGGCGTTTCTCGCGCTGTCCGGGTTCGTGACGGGGTTTCTCAACGCGCACCGGCAGTTCGCGGTCCCGGCGCTTGCGCCGCTGGTCTTCAACGTGGTGATCATCATCGGCGTCGCGGTACTCGGCAGGCCCCTCGGCATCCTCGGGGTCGCGGTCAGCTTCCTCCTCGGGTGGGCCGCGCAGTTCCTCGTGCAGCTGCCCGCCGCCTGGAAGGCCGGGCTGCGGTGGGGAACCGCGCTGGATCTAGGTCATCCGGCGATCCGTGAGATGGGCCGGCTCGCGATCCCCGCGATGCTGGGCTTGGCGGTGATCGAGATCAACTCCAACGTCGCCCGGTTCTTCGCGTCGTTTCTCCCTCCCCGCCCGGCCGTGGATTATGTCGCCGTGCTCGATTACGCGTTTACCATCAACCAGGCGCCCGTGGGCATCTTCGCGCTGTCACTGGCGACCGCCCTGTTTCCAACGATGGCCCGCCAGGCGGCGGAGGGCCCGGGGCGGTTGCGCGAGACGACATCGCTGGGGCTTCGGGGGGTCCTGTTCACGATGGTGCCCGTGATGGCCGCCATGCTGGCGTTGAGCGAGCCCCTCGTCCGGGTCGTGTTCCAGCGGGGCGCGTTCGCTCCAGAGGCGACCCACGCCGTGGCGCTTGCGCTCGTCGGGTTCGCGGTCGGGAGCGTTCCCTACGCCGCCTACTACATTGTCACGCGGACCTTCTACGCCTTACACGATACGCGCACCCCCGTGCGGATCGGGCTGTACATGATCGCGCTCAACGCCCTCCTCGACCTGGTTCTCATGCAGTGGCTTGGCCACACGGGGATCGCGCTGGCCACCTCCTTGGTGGCGATTGCGAACGTCGGGTGGCTCCTCGGGGTGTTGCGCCGGCGGATCGGCGGCGTAGAGGGGCGCGCCGTGGCGGCCACGGCGCTCCGCACGGCCATTGCGGGTGGCGTCCTGGCCGCGGTCTCCCTGGGTACATTAAGGGCAGTAGGAGGCATCGTCGACCCCACCCGATTCGCCGGGGCGGCGGCGCAGCTGATCGCGGCCCTTGTGGCTGGAGGGGTCGCCTACCTGGGGGCGTGCACGATATTAGGCGTTCGTGAGATGGCGCTCCTGCGGTCGTTCGCTGGTCGGGGCCGCGGGGAGGCGTGAGGAGCCGAGATGGGTCTTTTCTTGACACTGATCTTAAGTGGATGGTACCCTGAACGCGAGCAGCGCTAGCACTCCCCTGATGGGAGTGCTAATCTGAGGACCGCGATGGTGGACGATCTCGACGCCCGGAAACGCGGCATTTTGAAGCTGATCATCGACGACTATATCATGTCGGCTGAGCCAGTCGGGAGCGAGGCGGTCTCGACGCGGCACCGGCTCGGGATTAGCTCCGCGACCGTGCGGAATGAGATGGCGGCCCTCGAGGAGATGGGGTTCCTCCGGCACCCGCATACCTCAGCCGGGCGCGTCCCCACCGAACAGGCGTACAGGATCTATGTCGATTCGATGCTCCAGGAGGAGCAAGTGGGGCCGGCGGAGCGGACCCAGATCCGGCGGACGCTCTCCATGGCGGAGCCGGAGCGGACGATCCAGCAGGCGGCGAGAGCCCTGGCCTCGGTCACGAACTTCGCGGCGGTCGTCGCTCCCCTGAACGCGTCCGAGCAGCGCATCCGGCACCTGCATCTCATACCGCTCTCGCCCCAGCGCGCGCTGGTGGTCGTCGTGACCGACGACGGCGTGTTTGAGGGGAAGACTGCGGAGTTTCCCGAGTCGCTTTCTCCTGACGACCTGGACCGTTTGTCCCAGGCGATTACCCGCCGGATCGTCGGTCAACCGCTGCGAGATCTCACCGAGGGCAAGCTCGACGCGGCGATCGGGGATGCCGCGCTCTATCAGCGGGTCGTGACCGAGGTGGAACGCCTCGTCCGCGACCAGCGGCTCCACGCGTCGGCGCGCGTGGTGACCGACGGAACGGCGAACATCCTCAAGCAGCCGGAATTCCAAGACGTCCGCCGCGCCCAACCGGTCCTCTCCG
This is a stretch of genomic DNA from bacterium. It encodes these proteins:
- the thrS gene encoding threonine--tRNA ligase, translating into LPSTGRIKAIKLLSTSGAYWRGDEHREMLQRIYGISFPTKEALEAYLARLEEAKQRDHRKLGRELQLFASVEEVGAGLPLWLPRGATVRRVLERYIIDLEEGLGYQHVKTPDLASVELYKISGHWDHYRENMYPPMKVDNEELILRPMNCPHHIMIYKHGQHSYRDLPVRIAELGNMYRYERSGVLSGLARVRGMTLNDAHIFCRPDQLRDEFTAVVRLIQRVYRDLGFQTYWYRLSMRDPHDRAKFVGNDAMWDLAEDTLRDAMRALGLEFVEAKGEASFYGPKLDVQVPNVMGKDETISTVQIDFYLPERFGLEYIAEDSHPRRPVMIHRGVISTLERMMAFLIEIYAGAFPLWLAPEQVRILPIADRHLGYGRRVADVLQGRGIRVQIDGSSERTGHKIREAQLMKVPYMLVVGDREEQQQAVAVRSRAKGDEGVSSLAGFVDRVVEEAASRARGGPFRAGGPECGA
- a CDS encoding YceI family protein, with protein sequence MPRSLMSIGSLSIILSLLMSSAVQGVVLLPVGIFEIVPGDSSVTFSVPDNRGGFTGRTTKITGRIVVEPRRDGEEYVARVDAMIDTSSITTGDGTRDAGMRSTYLSTGQFPSMTFKGTVSAQPGLAVRPFAATVHGQLTIRDVTRDVEFPTMVTALAREFLADAETTVRMADYGIPYPRAFIFVARDPVTVTLHIRARQP
- the holA gene encoding DNA polymerase III subunit delta is translated as MTPPEPPRGNVRPAPMVYVLLGEEEWLAEEMLGKLLHDLLPASERDLNLDNVDATETPLAEILTRCQTLPFFGTRRVVVLRRGEALRPHDQDALAGYLEQGPPPSTLIVLAEKLDKRRRLSTLLQRIARIIPCRRLDPRELPPWIRARVETAGKAITPEAVDVLVMLVGGALRELGTEVDKLVSYVGTRRTINEADVREVASHVAESTVFELMDALGLRQTERALRLLQVVLAEEPPVKVLFMLGDQIRMLLRTKALQERNPAPGRRPPQDAIRDALGTRAFLYERYRAQVAAFGRMDVARVLGMLVEADTEIKTGTKPPRLALETLIVGLCV
- the rpsT gene encoding 30S ribosomal protein S20, which produces MAKRSKSGLKRKRQAVKRTARNQSVRSTIKTLVKQARLASAVTSAEVRAAIHEIDTAARKGIIHPNAAARSKSRLIRHLAHHTTATPA
- the murJ gene encoding murein biosynthesis integral membrane protein MurJ codes for the protein MSTGAEPATNHRAQVSGRLARAAGIIAVSTVGSRALGLIRDVFIAAFFGATSARSAFVIAYSIPFFAQRLFLGGILSVVFIPAITDVLTRGDPEETRRVVTSTWNLVWIIGLGLTALGVVAAPVLVPIAAPGYLSTNPQVLRTAIDLTRVMFVSMAFLALSGFVTGFLNAHRQFAVPALAPLVFNVVIIIGVAVLGRPLGILGVAVSFLLGWAAQFLVQLPAAWKAGLRWGTALDLGHPAIREMGRLAIPAMLGLAVIEINSNVARFFASFLPPRPAVDYVAVLDYAFTINQAPVGIFALSLATALFPTMARQAAEGPGRLRETTSLGLRGVLFTMVPVMAAMLALSEPLVRVVFQRGAFAPEATHAVALALVGFAVGSVPYAAYYIVTRTFYALHDTRTPVRIGLYMIALNALLDLVLMQWLGHTGIALATSLVAIANVGWLLGVLRRRIGGVEGRAVAATALRTAIAGGVLAAVSLGTLRAVGGIVDPTRFAGAAAQLIAALVAGGVAYLGACTILGVREMALLRSFAGRGRGEA
- the hrcA gene encoding heat-inducible transcriptional repressor HrcA, with the translated sequence MVDDLDARKRGILKLIIDDYIMSAEPVGSEAVSTRHRLGISSATVRNEMAALEEMGFLRHPHTSAGRVPTEQAYRIYVDSMLQEEQVGPAERTQIRRTLSMAEPERTIQQAARALASVTNFAAVVAPLNASEQRIRHLHLIPLSPQRALVVVVTDDGVFEGKTAEFPESLSPDDLDRLSQAITRRIVGQPLRDLTEGKLDAAIGDAALYQRVVTEVERLVRDQRLHASARVVTDGTANILKQPEFQDVRRAQPVLSALEQEDVVVEILRPGPVGDRVRITIGRENAREEMRDCSVITAAYFREERPAGVIGIIGPTRMRYSKVVSLVSFLADSLGEALGQS